From the genome of Bacteroides sp. MSB163, one region includes:
- a CDS encoding SusC/RagA family TonB-linked outer membrane protein: MKHIYKGLVFCAALAFAYTRVAAQETLADLVEAIQADTLQKVQVAFRSIDRNDLLGGVSVIDMKEMSEKTYTTYSLSLVDNVVGGFNGNIWGNNEYLVIVDGMVRDANNVLPHEIDQITLLKGASAVVLYGPRAAKGVISITTKRGEVGDLRINIHANSGFYTPKSYPKYLGSAEYMTLYNEARLNDGLTANYSQEDIYNHASGLNPYRYPDFDMYSSEYLRKAYNRSEAIAEISGGSEKVKYYTSTGYYRESSLLKVGNTEDNYISRFFVRGNVDMKLHKLITAQADANVTFYDSYSANVDWWGQAATLRPHLVSPFIPLSYIEDVDQNSLSTVLNSNYIQDGKYFFGGTQQNPTNPVADAYAAGDNKFVSRQFQFNTRFDVNLSPLLKGLYFRAKYGIDYASTYDQGYSSTYATFAPVWSTYNGHDVISSITQYGKDEKSGVENINNSAYRYTYNVSGQFDYQNTFNEDHNVFAMVLANAWQTQRSGHYHRTTNANLGFQASYNYQHKYYADFSAAMPYSTKLPEGNRAAFSPTVTLGWNLAKEDFMENSIFDNLMLTASAGIINQDLDITTSDNEDGYFLYKPVVQPGGWYSWGDNDGLAATEFQRGDGSAMTFVKRKEFTAGLRGSMWNRQLTFDFNFFTSKMDGGLARTSSLYPIYFTQVGYPSSSIIPYVNFNEDKRTGFDFSVYANKKVGEMDLTLGVSGMWYKSTAEKRDENVEFEYLSAVGRPLNGHWGLQSEGFFNDQAEIEAAPKQTFGDVKPGDIRYKDQNNDGKIDDNDRVFLGRWDSPFMSGINLTAKWRDFTLYVMGNLYIGGYGMKDNSYYWVKGDGKYSEVVRNRWTPETAATATYPRLTTTGGDNNFRTSDFWMYKNDRFNLTQVQLTYNMPKEVLRGSFVKGLSFFVNANNLLTIAKERKALELNVGSAPQTRFYQLGLKGTF; this comes from the coding sequence ATGAAACATATATATAAAGGACTTGTATTCTGTGCGGCGTTGGCCTTTGCTTACACACGCGTTGCCGCTCAAGAGACGCTGGCTGACTTGGTGGAAGCAATCCAAGCCGATACGCTTCAGAAGGTGCAAGTGGCATTTCGTTCCATAGACCGTAATGACCTGTTGGGTGGAGTATCGGTCATTGATATGAAAGAAATGTCAGAAAAGACATATACAACTTATAGTTTGAGTCTGGTTGACAATGTAGTTGGCGGTTTTAACGGTAATATCTGGGGAAACAACGAATATCTTGTCATAGTAGATGGCATGGTGCGTGATGCGAATAACGTGCTTCCCCACGAGATAGACCAGATTACCCTTTTGAAAGGAGCTTCTGCTGTAGTGCTCTATGGTCCGCGTGCGGCTAAAGGTGTCATTTCCATCACCACCAAGCGTGGCGAAGTGGGTGACCTCAGAATAAATATTCACGCTAACAGCGGTTTTTATACTCCTAAGTCATACCCGAAATATTTGGGTTCGGCAGAGTATATGACCCTTTATAATGAGGCACGTCTCAATGATGGTCTTACTGCCAATTACTCGCAGGAGGATATTTACAATCATGCTTCGGGTTTGAATCCCTATCGTTATCCTGATTTCGACATGTATTCTTCCGAATATTTGAGGAAGGCATACAACCGTTCGGAAGCGATTGCCGAAATTTCGGGCGGTAGCGAGAAAGTGAAATATTATACTTCTACCGGTTACTATCGCGAATCTTCGCTTCTTAAAGTGGGTAATACGGAAGATAACTACATCAGCCGTTTCTTTGTTCGTGGAAATGTGGATATGAAGTTGCATAAACTTATCACCGCGCAAGCTGATGCTAATGTGACGTTTTATGATTCTTATTCGGCTAATGTAGACTGGTGGGGGCAAGCTGCTACGTTACGTCCTCATCTGGTGTCTCCGTTTATTCCGTTGAGTTATATTGAGGATGTAGACCAAAATTCCCTGAGCACTGTGCTTAACAGTAATTATATTCAAGATGGCAAGTACTTCTTTGGTGGTACGCAGCAGAATCCCACTAATCCGGTGGCTGATGCATACGCGGCCGGCGACAATAAGTTTGTGAGCCGCCAGTTCCAGTTCAATACGCGTTTTGATGTCAATCTTTCTCCCTTGCTTAAAGGACTTTATTTCCGTGCCAAATATGGTATTGACTATGCTTCTACCTATGATCAGGGATATAGTAGCACTTATGCTACTTTCGCACCGGTATGGAGTACCTATAACGGGCATGATGTCATTTCAAGTATCACGCAATATGGCAAGGATGAAAAAAGTGGTGTTGAGAATATCAACAATTCGGCCTACCGTTATACCTACAACGTTTCCGGTCAGTTCGATTACCAGAACACTTTCAACGAAGACCACAATGTGTTCGCCATGGTGCTGGCCAATGCATGGCAGACCCAACGTAGCGGACATTATCACCGTACTACCAATGCCAATTTAGGTTTTCAGGCATCCTACAACTATCAGCATAAATATTATGCGGATTTCAGTGCTGCAATGCCTTATTCCACAAAGTTGCCCGAAGGTAACCGTGCGGCGTTTTCTCCTACAGTCACTTTGGGATGGAATCTTGCAAAAGAAGATTTCATGGAAAATTCAATATTTGACAACTTGATGCTTACTGCTTCGGCAGGTATCATCAATCAGGATCTTGATATTACTACCAGTGACAATGAAGACGGTTACTTCCTTTACAAACCGGTGGTACAGCCCGGTGGTTGGTATAGTTGGGGTGACAATGACGGTCTGGCTGCTACTGAGTTCCAGCGTGGAGACGGCTCTGCCATGACTTTCGTGAAGCGTAAAGAGTTCACGGCAGGGTTGCGTGGTTCTATGTGGAACAGGCAACTTACATTCGACTTCAATTTCTTCACCAGTAAGATGGATGGCGGTTTGGCTCGTACCAGCTCATTGTATCCGATTTATTTCACACAAGTGGGCTATCCGTCATCATCCATTATTCCTTATGTAAACTTCAATGAGGATAAGCGGACAGGTTTCGATTTCAGTGTTTATGCCAACAAGAAAGTGGGTGAAATGGACTTGACGCTTGGCGTGAGCGGAATGTGGTATAAGAGCACGGCTGAAAAGCGTGATGAGAACGTTGAGTTTGAATATTTGTCAGCTGTAGGTCGTCCATTGAACGGACACTGGGGATTACAGAGCGAAGGATTCTTCAATGACCAGGCTGAGATTGAGGCTGCTCCCAAACAAACTTTCGGTGACGTGAAGCCCGGTGATATCCGTTATAAAGATCAGAACAACGATGGTAAGATTGATGACAACGACCGTGTATTCCTGGGACGTTGGGACTCTCCCTTTATGAGTGGTATTAACTTGACTGCCAAATGGCGTGACTTTACTCTGTATGTGATGGGCAATCTTTACATAGGTGGCTATGGCATGAAGGACAATTCATATTATTGGGTGAAGGGTGACGGTAAATATTCTGAAGTGGTACGTAATCGATGGACTCCTGAGACGGCAGCTACAGCTACTTATCCTCGTCTGACCACTACCGGTGGTGACAACAACTTCCGTACCTCGGACTTCTGGATGTACAAGAACGACCGATTCAATCTGACTCAGGTTCAGCTTACCTATAATATGCCCAAAGAGGTGTTGAGAGGATCTTTTGTCAAAGGTTTGAGTTTCTTTGTCAACGCCAACAATTTGCTTACCATTGCCAAGGAACGTAAGGCTTTGGAATTGAATGTGGGTAGCGCACCTCAGACACGTTTCTACCAGCTTGGTCTCAAAGGTACATTCTAA
- a CDS encoding endo-1,4-beta-xylanase, with the protein MKHTKNILGTMLLMAAAIGVASCVDDKPLAFSVEKPASIAGMEYLNDYDVLKTYVNSSANPDFKLGIALAVNDYLKSEIVTRLANTNFHEMTAGNAMKYASCVGNDGTMNFDAVQNFVSAAKADGLTIYGHTLAWHAQQNNKYLNGLIAPIPLPVDPNASNKFLHITVPEAGGNPWDREIYYDLAEPLVVGKEYVISMKAKATSAVSYNFWPGIIDGDTQYLPSFSADNKWEETSITFTANIPINRLRFCFGTFQGELCFDDVTLSSADDENLIEGGTFDTEDLSRWTRPGWMTSYSYEIGKEGNDNAGFCLTMTNSEKKNNNWDSQVWYQFASPLTEGKAYTFRAKVKATDTYNCTIFMQSSSGGAQGYPGGLNIGTEWADVSLTFTPGHGQVDKFTFNFGDFVGTIYVDDVVFSDGTSDIYTSSFENQSIEGWTSWSGYQGLSAEGEGYSSNQTSIELTPEEKKDTLTWAMNNWVEGMMKATDGYVTAWDVVNEAISGGGNDEGFYTLQSASNVSPEDAKNNFYWQDYLGNVDYVRIVVAAARKYYAENGGTAPLKLFVNDYNLESDWDDNKKVKSLVHWIEKWEADGVTKIDGIGTQMHVSCYANAVTQKSKEDHVVKMFEILAESGKLVKISELDMGYIDENNTSVKTENMTEAQHKAMAEYYKFIVKKYFEIIPAAQQYGITQWCATDAPSDSGWRGGEPVGLWDSNYSRKHTYAGFADGLAGK; encoded by the coding sequence ATGAAACATACAAAAAATATATTAGGTACAATGCTTTTGATGGCTGCGGCTATTGGCGTCGCTTCTTGCGTGGATGACAAGCCGTTGGCTTTCTCGGTAGAGAAACCTGCTTCCATTGCAGGTATGGAGTACCTCAATGACTATGATGTCTTGAAAACTTATGTGAATAGCAGTGCCAATCCCGACTTTAAGTTGGGAATTGCACTGGCTGTGAACGACTATTTGAAATCAGAAATTGTGACACGTCTTGCCAATACTAATTTCCATGAAATGACGGCAGGCAATGCCATGAAATATGCATCATGTGTGGGTAATGATGGAACGATGAATTTTGATGCTGTGCAAAATTTTGTATCTGCGGCTAAAGCCGATGGTCTTACCATCTATGGACATACCTTGGCTTGGCATGCACAACAGAATAACAAGTATCTAAACGGATTGATTGCTCCGATACCTTTGCCTGTTGATCCTAATGCATCCAACAAGTTTTTGCATATTACAGTGCCGGAAGCAGGAGGAAATCCTTGGGATCGTGAGATTTATTATGACCTTGCCGAACCACTTGTAGTAGGTAAGGAATATGTGATTTCGATGAAGGCTAAGGCTACTTCAGCGGTATCCTATAATTTCTGGCCTGGTATTATTGATGGTGATACGCAATATTTGCCTTCTTTTTCAGCTGATAATAAATGGGAGGAAACCTCTATAACGTTTACAGCGAATATTCCTATCAATCGTTTGCGTTTCTGTTTCGGTACGTTTCAAGGAGAACTTTGTTTTGACGATGTGACATTGTCTTCTGCTGATGATGAAAATCTTATTGAAGGCGGTACGTTTGATACTGAAGATTTATCCCGTTGGACAAGACCGGGCTGGATGACTTCATATTCCTATGAAATAGGCAAGGAAGGCAATGATAATGCAGGCTTCTGTTTGACTATGACTAATAGTGAGAAGAAAAACAATAATTGGGATTCACAAGTGTGGTATCAATTTGCTTCACCGTTGACCGAAGGAAAAGCGTACACTTTTAGAGCCAAGGTCAAGGCAACTGATACATATAATTGTACCATATTTATGCAGTCTTCCAGTGGTGGTGCTCAAGGATATCCTGGTGGTTTAAATATTGGTACCGAATGGGCAGATGTCAGTTTGACATTTACACCAGGGCATGGACAAGTGGATAAGTTTACCTTTAATTTTGGTGATTTTGTAGGAACCATTTATGTAGATGATGTTGTGTTCTCAGATGGGACGTCGGATATTTATACTTCCAGCTTTGAAAACCAGTCGATTGAGGGGTGGACCAGTTGGAGTGGCTATCAGGGATTGTCTGCTGAAGGTGAGGGATATTCTTCTAATCAGACAAGTATTGAACTTACTCCTGAAGAGAAAAAAGATACTCTAACTTGGGCTATGAACAACTGGGTGGAAGGTATGATGAAAGCTACCGATGGTTATGTAACAGCTTGGGATGTAGTGAACGAAGCTATTTCCGGTGGTGGTAACGATGAAGGTTTCTATACCTTACAATCAGCCAGCAACGTTTCTCCTGAAGATGCCAAGAACAATTTCTATTGGCAAGACTATTTGGGTAATGTGGATTACGTACGCATTGTTGTAGCTGCCGCCCGCAAGTATTATGCAGAAAATGGTGGTACTGCTCCTTTGAAGCTCTTTGTCAATGACTACAATCTGGAGTCAGACTGGGATGATAACAAAAAAGTCAAGAGTTTGGTACACTGGATTGAGAAGTGGGAAGCTGACGGTGTAACAAAGATTGACGGTATCGGTACGCAGATGCACGTATCTTGCTATGCCAATGCTGTCACGCAGAAGAGCAAGGAAGACCATGTGGTGAAGATGTTTGAGATATTGGCAGAAAGTGGTAAACTGGTAAAGATATCAGAACTTGATATGGGTTATATAGATGAGAATAATACTAGTGTTAAGACAGAGAATATGACCGAAGCTCAGCATAAAGCGATGGCAGAATACTATAAGTTCATCGTGAAGAAGTACTTTGAGATTATTCCTGCTGCCCAGCAGTATGGTATCACGCAATGGTGTGCTACCGATGCTCCCAGTGATTCGGGCTGGCGTGGTGGTGAACCCGTAGGCCTTTGGGATTCCAACTACAGTCGTAAGCATACCTATGCAGGTTTTGCTGATGGATTGGCTGGAAAATAA
- a CDS encoding RagB/SusD family nutrient uptake outer membrane protein, translating into MKLKNIILSTAFLIAFSACDDLFEPAVENFKQPSDLENMPSWAVGLLGHAYIGNPLGENANNWSFTEVATDDAVSNDVNNGYRKMAAGAWRSDNTPGDLNRWQNLRASWQYLNQFLEISENVEWARDPKASELFKMRFQGDAYGMRALYMYHLLLSCSGWADNGQLLGIPILTESETVDSDFNKPRNTFKECIELLNKDVERAVEMLPEEYGDLDEKTGVVPGKYAQMDIDIALFNRVFGDHAKNRMSARVARAIRAQAALLAASPAYSEGSEVTWEEAANDMAEVLADLGSNPIAGIDPTGNKWYEDHSGIQNLKAGYNRPEILWRSNKNESADLEKAQYPPSLFGQGRVNPSQNLVDAFPAANGYPISDPKASYDPQNPYANRDPRLALYIIYNGCKAGVSNSVITTAVDGNNNDAMNKFDGASTRTGYYLRKFLDMNVNADPNNTTNGFHIKPWIRYTEIFLGYAEAANEAWGPQGKGTHGYSAYDVIKAIRQRAGIGENGGDPYLESVKNDKDAMRELIRNERRLELCFEGFRFWDLRRWKVDLNKLNETVKGMKITGTKYEVVEVEKRDYKDYMYYGPVPYGEILKFNALIQNKGW; encoded by the coding sequence ATGAAACTAAAAAATATCATCTTATCAACGGCATTTCTGATAGCATTCTCCGCTTGCGACGACTTGTTTGAGCCGGCGGTGGAAAACTTCAAGCAACCGTCTGATTTGGAAAACATGCCTTCGTGGGCTGTTGGTTTGTTAGGGCATGCCTACATTGGCAATCCGTTGGGTGAGAATGCCAACAACTGGTCTTTCACGGAAGTGGCTACTGATGATGCTGTATCCAATGATGTGAATAACGGCTACCGGAAGATGGCTGCCGGTGCCTGGCGTTCGGACAACACTCCCGGAGATTTGAATAGATGGCAGAATTTGCGTGCTTCCTGGCAATATCTCAACCAATTTCTTGAAATATCTGAAAACGTGGAATGGGCCAGAGATCCTAAAGCTTCCGAACTGTTTAAGATGCGTTTCCAAGGAGATGCATACGGAATGCGTGCTCTCTATATGTATCATTTGTTGCTGAGTTGTTCGGGCTGGGCGGATAATGGACAGTTATTGGGAATTCCTATTCTGACAGAATCGGAAACTGTTGATTCGGATTTCAACAAACCCCGTAACACTTTCAAGGAGTGTATCGAACTGTTGAATAAAGATGTGGAGAGAGCTGTGGAAATGCTTCCCGAAGAATATGGTGATTTGGACGAGAAGACAGGGGTAGTACCTGGTAAATATGCACAAATGGACATAGATATTGCTTTGTTCAACCGTGTATTTGGTGATCATGCTAAAAATCGTATGAGTGCTCGTGTGGCTCGTGCCATTCGTGCTCAGGCAGCTCTTCTTGCAGCCAGTCCTGCCTATAGCGAAGGTTCGGAAGTAACTTGGGAAGAGGCTGCCAATGATATGGCCGAAGTGCTTGCTGATTTAGGTAGTAATCCGATTGCAGGTATCGATCCTACAGGTAATAAGTGGTATGAAGACCATAGCGGTATTCAGAATCTAAAAGCCGGTTACAACCGTCCCGAGATTTTGTGGCGTAGCAACAAGAACGAGAGTGCCGACCTTGAGAAGGCGCAGTATCCGCCTTCGCTCTTCGGCCAGGGCAGGGTCAATCCTTCTCAAAACCTAGTAGACGCTTTTCCGGCAGCGAACGGTTATCCCATCAGCGATCCGAAAGCCAGCTACGATCCTCAGAACCCGTATGCCAACCGCGACCCTCGTCTGGCTTTATACATTATTTATAATGGTTGTAAGGCGGGGGTGTCAAACAGTGTCATTACTACTGCAGTTGATGGAAATAATAACGATGCCATGAATAAGTTTGACGGTGCTTCCACGCGTACCGGTTACTATTTGCGTAAATTTTTGGATATGAACGTGAATGCCGATCCAAATAACACAACAAATGGTTTCCATATTAAACCTTGGATTCGCTACACAGAAATATTCTTAGGGTATGCTGAAGCGGCTAATGAAGCTTGGGGACCGCAAGGAAAAGGCACTCATGGTTATTCTGCTTATGATGTGATTAAAGCTATCCGCCAACGTGCCGGTATTGGTGAAAATGGTGGTGATCCTTATCTGGAATCAGTGAAGAATGACAAAGATGCGATGCGTGAGCTTATTCGTAACGAACGTCGTTTGGAACTCTGTTTCGAAGGCTTCCGTTTTTGGGATTTACGCCGTTGGAAAGTGGATCTCAACAAGTTGAATGAAACCGTGAAAGGTATGAAAATTACCGGAACGAAATACGAAGTGGTAGAAGTGGAGAAACGTGACTATAAGGATTATATGTACTACGGTCCTGTTCCTTATGGTGAAATATTGAAGTTTAATGCTCTCATCCAAAACAAAGGATGGTAA
- a CDS encoding addiction module toxin RelE — protein sequence MNYDIIVQPTFQHEVKRLAKHYASFKEDYVALIDALEQNPLLGTDLDNRPRKIRVKTTSKGKGKSGGTRVITFIAVTSERNSTMNLLFVYDKAERSSISKKELAELLKKNGLM from the coding sequence ATGAATTATGATATAATCGTTCAGCCTACATTTCAGCATGAAGTTAAACGTTTGGCAAAACACTATGCTTCATTCAAAGAAGATTATGTTGCCCTCATTGATGCATTGGAACAGAATCCGCTATTGGGAACAGATCTTGACAACAGACCTCGTAAAATTCGTGTAAAAACTACTTCAAAAGGAAAAGGCAAGAGTGGTGGCACAAGAGTAATTACTTTTATAGCTGTGACTTCCGAACGGAATTCAACTATGAATCTGCTCTTTGTTTATGATAAGGCAGAGCGTTCTTCCATCAGCAAGAAAGAGTTGGCAGAATTGTTGAAGAAGAATGGTTTGATGTGA
- a CDS encoding DUF5627 domain-containing protein produces the protein MRKSFLILAAMAGALFTACENGDWEFPDYKYSAVYFAYQSPIRTITIGEDESVDNSLDNEHKCQIMATVSGVYENKKDVEIGIRVDNTLCDGFMYEGTKDDILPLPASHYTLSDDKIVIKKGQILGGVTVNLTDAYFSDPKSAELNYVIPVVMTGVQNADTVLQGKAQVTDPHRLNKADWEVQPKDYTLYAVRYVSKYDSHYLRRGVDTYSGAKTGTEVRHAAYVEKDETIGGFSTLGLNKVQWARPTKDAAGENIEANLVLSFDESGNCTVTSVSDGVVAGGNGKFVSKGDKNSWGGKDRDVLYLDYTMDYDGIHCATKDTLVVHYRGVKAEWFTPVKK, from the coding sequence ATGAGAAAATCATTTTTGATATTGGCCGCTATGGCGGGAGCCTTGTTCACTGCGTGCGAAAACGGCGACTGGGAATTTCCCGACTATAAATATTCCGCGGTTTACTTTGCTTATCAAAGTCCCATCCGTACCATTACCATAGGTGAGGATGAATCTGTGGATAATTCATTAGACAATGAACACAAATGCCAGATTATGGCTACAGTGTCGGGTGTGTACGAGAATAAGAAAGATGTGGAAATAGGTATCCGGGTAGACAATACTTTGTGTGATGGTTTTATGTATGAAGGTACCAAAGACGACATTCTACCGTTACCGGCTTCTCACTATACGCTGAGCGATGATAAGATTGTCATAAAGAAAGGCCAGATATTGGGTGGCGTTACGGTGAATCTGACTGATGCTTATTTTAGTGACCCGAAATCTGCGGAGTTGAACTATGTAATTCCCGTGGTGATGACCGGTGTGCAGAATGCCGACACCGTTTTGCAGGGTAAAGCGCAGGTAACCGATCCGCATCGTCTGAATAAAGCGGATTGGGAGGTACAGCCTAAGGATTATACGCTTTATGCGGTGAGGTATGTAAGTAAGTACGATTCGCACTATCTGCGTCGCGGTGTCGATACCTATAGCGGTGCCAAAACCGGTACGGAGGTGCGTCATGCTGCATATGTGGAGAAAGACGAAACTATCGGAGGCTTCAGTACGTTGGGCTTGAACAAGGTACAGTGGGCTCGTCCTACCAAAGATGCTGCCGGAGAGAATATCGAAGCCAATTTGGTACTTTCTTTCGATGAGAGTGGCAATTGTACGGTTACTTCTGTATCTGATGGTGTAGTGGCCGGTGGTAATGGTAAGTTTGTTTCCAAAGGTGACAAGAACAGTTGGGGAGGCAAAGACCGTGATGTGCTCTATTTGGATTACACCATGGACTACGACGGCATTCATTGTGCCACCAAAGATACGCTGGTAGTACATTATCGTGGTGTGAAGGCCGAATGGTTTACTCCCGTGAAGAAATAA
- a CDS encoding RagB/SusD family nutrient uptake outer membrane protein yields MKNKIFYILFALLSVSFAFTSCTDYLERDSDSVLSEEDAFKNFNNFQGFIEVMYNVIPDLAKHYWVSSFNWGDDEVITTGNGEYLMGYAIDGGNYRTYIGKGDCFLDRSWSLDGDRFAKSLWGGGWYAIRQANLGLEALQNGMLKDATQEERDFLEGQLYFFRAWFYFQLTTYWGGLPYLERPLSPVEQFNMPRESYQENAEKMAKDFQRAADLLPVDWDDTAAGNRTKGNNAFRPNKIWALSYLGKCLLYAGSPLMKNGGENSDRSYDAEYCKRAAEVLGKVLAMVEGGQTQYALVDFEHYSNLFYTKEQNWLMPGGTEAIMRSPTFGADSYWRQMNSYQLSYICDGDGIILCPAANYVNYFGMANGMPLDDPNSNFSKSQPWKDRDPRFYNNFIYDGVKQIKNAADYKEYEYANLYEGGNCCNDPQKTSRTGYFNYKFIPLGANKGDQDYGYGKATHFHLAWLRLAEVYLLYAEAAAQGYGSANGKSTSFSKSAVEAVNVIRERAGVGDVADGYTTDLEKFMGEVRRERAVELAYEGHRFNDLRRWKLLTEYPYNIKTKQLFDRAEAFDPKAEPKERKVINFREEVVTERKLTSKHYWLPFKTSDVTMYPEFYQNPGW; encoded by the coding sequence ATGAAAAATAAGATTTTTTACATACTTTTCGCATTGCTCTCCGTCAGTTTCGCTTTTACTTCGTGTACCGACTATTTGGAAAGAGATTCTGACTCTGTTCTTTCAGAAGAAGATGCGTTTAAGAACTTTAATAATTTTCAAGGATTTATTGAAGTAATGTATAATGTCATTCCCGATTTAGCAAAGCATTATTGGGTTAGCTCTTTTAACTGGGGTGACGATGAAGTGATTACTACTGGTAATGGTGAGTACTTGATGGGATATGCCATTGATGGTGGAAACTATCGTACTTATATTGGTAAGGGAGATTGTTTCTTAGATAGAAGTTGGTCGCTGGACGGTGACCGTTTTGCCAAGTCCCTTTGGGGAGGGGGCTGGTATGCTATCCGTCAGGCCAATCTTGGTCTTGAGGCTCTGCAGAATGGTATGTTGAAGGATGCTACACAAGAAGAACGTGATTTTCTTGAAGGTCAACTTTATTTCTTCCGTGCTTGGTTCTACTTTCAGCTGACGACTTACTGGGGTGGTCTGCCATATCTGGAAAGACCTCTTTCTCCAGTCGAACAGTTCAATATGCCGCGCGAAAGCTATCAGGAAAATGCCGAGAAGATGGCAAAAGACTTCCAGCGTGCTGCTGACCTGCTTCCAGTCGACTGGGATGATACTGCTGCCGGTAACCGTACGAAAGGCAATAATGCTTTCCGTCCCAACAAAATCTGGGCACTCTCTTATTTAGGTAAGTGTCTGCTTTATGCCGGTAGTCCTTTGATGAAGAACGGAGGGGAAAACAGTGACCGTTCTTACGATGCGGAATATTGTAAACGTGCTGCCGAAGTTCTGGGTAAGGTACTTGCAATGGTAGAGGGTGGCCAGACCCAATATGCTTTGGTAGATTTCGAACATTACAGCAACCTGTTCTATACCAAAGAGCAGAACTGGCTGATGCCCGGTGGTACCGAAGCCATCATGCGTAGCCCTACTTTCGGTGCTGATTCCTACTGGCGTCAGATGAACTCCTATCAACTTTCATATATTTGTGACGGTGATGGTATCATTCTTTGCCCTGCAGCTAATTACGTGAATTATTTTGGTATGGCGAACGGTATGCCTCTTGATGATCCCAACTCCAACTTTAGCAAGTCACAGCCGTGGAAAGACCGCGACCCTCGTTTTTATAATAACTTTATTTACGATGGTGTCAAGCAGATCAAAAATGCAGCGGACTATAAAGAGTATGAGTATGCCAATCTTTACGAAGGTGGAAACTGTTGTAACGATCCTCAGAAAACCAGTCGTACAGGCTATTTCAACTATAAATTTATTCCATTGGGTGCCAATAAGGGTGATCAGGACTATGGTTATGGGAAAGCTACTCATTTCCATTTGGCATGGTTACGTTTGGCGGAAGTATATTTATTGTATGCCGAAGCTGCCGCGCAAGGCTACGGTTCTGCCAACGGCAAATCTACCTCTTTTTCAAAGAGTGCTGTAGAAGCGGTGAATGTGATCCGTGAACGTGCAGGTGTGGGGGATGTTGCTGACGGCTACACAACCGACTTGGAGAAATTCATGGGTGAAGTTCGTCGTGAACGTGCCGTGGAACTGGCTTATGAAGGACATCGTTTCAATGACCTGCGCCGTTGGAAGTTGCTGACTGAATATCCTTACAATATCAAAACCAAGCAACTGTTTGATCGTGCAGAGGCATTTGACCCTAAGGCTGAGCCTAAAGAACGTAAAGTTATAAACTTCCGTGAAGAGGTGGTGACGGAACGTAAATTGACAAGTAAGCACTATTGGTTGCCGTTCAAGACAAGCGATGTGACGATGTATCCGGAATTCTATCAAAATCCCGGTTGGTAA
- a CDS encoding Rpn family recombination-promoting nuclease/putative transposase: MSKFINPFTDVGFKKIFGQSVTKGLLIDFLNDLLKGEKQIKDITFLDKEQMPIYDGDRGLIYDIYCTTETGEKIIVEMQNKYQDRFKERSLYYLSQAVVRQGERGTKWQYEIKAVYGVFFMNFYLGTEKGRFRKDVILADKETHELFIDKMRFIFLELPSFLKEEDECETDFERWIYVLKNMETLKRMPFKAQKSVFDELEKIVDISALSKEERMKYDESIKIYRDNLAIASGQRKLGHKEGYEEGIEKGIEIGIEKGIEERNREIALNLKSIGLNPEQIMQATGLSLAEINDL; encoded by the coding sequence ATGAGCAAATTCATTAATCCTTTTACAGACGTAGGGTTTAAGAAAATTTTCGGACAGTCGGTAACAAAAGGCCTGCTGATTGACTTCCTGAACGACCTGCTGAAAGGAGAAAAACAGATAAAGGACATCACGTTTCTGGACAAGGAACAGATGCCCATTTACGATGGCGATCGCGGATTGATATACGATATCTACTGCACCACAGAGACCGGTGAAAAAATCATAGTGGAGATGCAGAACAAATACCAAGACCGCTTCAAGGAACGCTCCCTGTATTACCTGTCCCAAGCGGTAGTGCGCCAGGGCGAGCGCGGAACCAAATGGCAGTATGAGATAAAAGCCGTATATGGCGTCTTCTTCATGAATTTCTATCTGGGAACAGAGAAGGGACGCTTCCGCAAGGACGTCATACTGGCGGACAAGGAAACGCACGAACTTTTTATAGACAAGATGCGTTTCATCTTTCTGGAACTCCCTTCCTTCCTGAAGGAAGAGGACGAATGCGAGACTGATTTTGAACGATGGATTTATGTACTTAAGAATATGGAAACGCTAAAACGAATGCCTTTCAAGGCACAGAAGTCAGTGTTCGACGAGCTTGAAAAAATCGTCGATATCTCCGCATTGAGCAAGGAGGAGCGCATGAAGTATGATGAAAGCATCAAGATTTATCGCGACAACCTTGCCATTGCCAGCGGGCAACGGAAGTTGGGACATAAGGAAGGGTATGAAGAAGGAATAGAGAAAGGGATAGAGATAGGAATAGAAAAAGGAATAGAAGAAAGAAACCGTGAGATAGCCCTGAACCTGAAATCTATCGGATTGAATCCTGAGCAAATCATGCAAGCTACCGGGTTGTCCTTGGCGGAAATCAATGATTTATAA